CGACTCGGCGAGCGACCGCGTGGTCGTCGACGCGGTCGTGGAGGACGGCGCCCGGCGCTGGACGCTGACCGACGCCTGCCTGACCGACGACGAGGCGCGGGATCTGGCGGCGTGGCTCGCCGGCATCGCCGACGACACCACGGCCGCCGCCGACGAGTGGACGTCGCTCACGTTCGCCTCCACCGTCATCTCGCTCAGCGGCCACCGCATCCCGGGCGGGACGGTCGAACTGCGGATGGCGGTGCTGCGCATGGCGGCGGCCGGCGGCGGCACCGCGGATGTCGTGGTCGGTCTGCGTGCTCAGCAGGCGGCGGTCAGCGCCGCCGCCCGCGACCTCCTCTTCGAACTCGACGGCCTGCGGCGTTAAGCCCGGCGGGACGCCGTGGCCCGGTTCACCGGCCGCCCTCGCGCTTGCGGTGACGCTGCTGGATCGCCTGCTCACCGTACGGGTAGATGTCGGTGCGCGGGGTGCTCGCCTCGTCGAGGCGCGCCCGCTGCTGGTCGGTCAGTTCCAGGTCGGCCGCGCCGAGGTTGTCCTCCAGCTGCTCGACGGTCCGCGCCCCGAGGATGACGGATGTGACCGCCGGGCGGTCGCTCAGCCAGGCCAGCGACACCTGCGAGGCGGATGCTCCGGTCTCGCGCGCGACCGCATCCACCGCATCGATGATCTCCCACGTGCGCGGGTCGGCGTTGCGGGCCTCCCACGCCTCCATGCCGCGGGTCGGGTTCTCGCCGAGCCGCGTCGCGCCCGTCGGCGGCTCGTCCCGACGGTACTTGCCGCTCAGCCAGCCGCCCGCGAGCGGCGACCACGGCAGGAGGCCGATGTTCGCATCCAGAGCAGCCGGCACCACCTCGTGCTCGATTCCGCGCACGATCAGGCTGTACTGCGGCTGCAGGGTGACCGGCGCGGCCCACCCGTTCGCGCGGGCGACCTGCGCCGCCTTCGTCAGCTGCCAGCCCAGGTAGTTCGAGAAGCCGTAGTACGAGATCTTGCCCGCGGTGACGGCGTCGTCGAGGAACCGCAGGGTCTCCTCGATCGGCGTGAGGGCATCCCACGCGTGCATCTGGTACAGGTCGATGTGGTCGACGCCGAGCCGCCGCAGGGAGGCATCGAGCGCGATGCGGAGGTGGGTGCGCGAGAGGCCGAGGTCGTTGGGGCCGCCGCCCATCGGGAACCGGCCCTTCGTCGCGATCACCACCCCGTCGCGACGGCCCGGATTGCGGGCCAGCCACCGGCCGATGATCGACTCCGAGGCGCCGGTCGTGTACACGTCCGCCGTGTCGACGAAGTTGCCGCCCGCGTCGAGGTAGCGCTCCAGGATGGCGTGCGAGGTCCGCTCGTCCGCCTCCGCTCCGAAGGTCATCGTGCCGAGGGCGAACTCCGACACGATCGTTCCGCTGTTTCCGAGGTTGCGTAGATCCATAGCGCGAAACTAGCCCCGTCCCGGCGGTTTGCGTACTGTGTGCCATCGTGAAGCTGCTCCTGATCTCCGACACGCACGTCCCGAAACGCGCTCGCGCCCTGCCCGCCCAGGTGCTGGCGGCGGTGGATGCGGCCGATGTCGTCATCCATGCCGGGGACTGGGTGGATGCGGCGACGCTCGACCTGCTGGAGCAGCGCGCACGGCGGCTCGTCGGCGTCTGGGGCAACAACGACGGACCGGAGCTGCGGCGGCGTCTGCCGGAGGTCGCG
Above is a window of Leifsonia sp. 1010 DNA encoding:
- a CDS encoding aldo/keto reductase; translation: MDLRNLGNSGTIVSEFALGTMTFGAEADERTSHAILERYLDAGGNFVDTADVYTTGASESIIGRWLARNPGRRDGVVIATKGRFPMGGGPNDLGLSRTHLRIALDASLRRLGVDHIDLYQMHAWDALTPIEETLRFLDDAVTAGKISYYGFSNYLGWQLTKAAQVARANGWAAPVTLQPQYSLIVRGIEHEVVPAALDANIGLLPWSPLAGGWLSGKYRRDEPPTGATRLGENPTRGMEAWEARNADPRTWEIIDAVDAVARETGASASQVSLAWLSDRPAVTSVILGARTVEQLEDNLGAADLELTDQQRARLDEASTPRTDIYPYGEQAIQQRHRKREGGR